In Asanoa sp. WMMD1127, one genomic interval encodes:
- a CDS encoding Rne/Rng family ribonuclease has translation MLENEPTGDEVQGNEPAAEAPATPVKRTRARKSTAAAAASDASPAADAADEEVPVRRRRKAASTPKADTEGESAAEGTNAAPVKRTRRRKAATEDAAPAERSADAVVAAESDDPVAEPAAGLGDVEPASGRGPSGDEAIAAESDDPAAEPIAGLGDVEPAAAPRGRTRSRARSGEATTTRSRRRATAGDVEPGAAAAGAPDADPGLVESQAPGVPGEPVDEEETTEATTEPLDTGAEPEEPAPRRRRAATVLFMAPEADEEPTPVRRTRRTRGTTDAAEPAAPAATTAAPSPEPEADEAESGEAAEGTSRRRRRGRRTAEEPAVVEADVAEEAEEAGSAVEADDDEDDDESARRRRRRGRRGRGRGKGPIDEADEVEEPAAAAADEDDSEDGDGVTRRRRRRRRKGDTDTGGDDGVHTVVRIREPRTTSDEVQGVSGSTRLEAKRQRRRDGREQRRTRPPILSESEFLARREAVDRVMVVRQRADRTQIAVLEDGVLVEHYVTRASSGAMAGNVYLGKVQNVLPSMEAAFVDVGRGRNAVLYAGEVNWDASGLEGRARSIEQALRSGDSVLVQVTKDPIGHKGARLTSHIALSGRHLVYVPGGNASGISRKLPDTERKRLRDVLKKLVPEGAGVIVRTAAEGASEDELERDVKRLQAQWDDIQEKAAAGGAPALLYEEPDLLIRVVRDLFNEDFREIVVQGDESYEMVESYLGHVSPDLVPRLHRHTSSVDLFAEKRIDEQILKGLDRKVFLPSGGHLVIDRTEAMTVVDVNTGKYTGAGGNLEETVTRNNLEAAEEIVRQLRLRDLGGIVVIDFIDMVLESNRELVLRRLTECLGRDRTKHQVTEITSLGLVQMTRKRIGAGLLEAFSETCDVCRGRGLIIHTEPVPVKGGGGGHAHGANGAGSGSGSGSGGDKVKAVAAAPATSSRRRGRKSAPAQASAPDTVEPTVVDEDDTMGYDLSRYDDVVLDPVDEVEAPTDIAPATNGRLAGADDPDAAGDEEGDLAEAGTTRRRGRRGGTRRRTRP, from the coding sequence ATGCTCGAGAACGAGCCAACGGGCGACGAGGTGCAGGGCAACGAGCCCGCAGCCGAGGCGCCGGCCACACCCGTCAAGCGCACCCGGGCCCGCAAGTCCACCGCCGCTGCCGCCGCTTCGGACGCCTCGCCGGCCGCCGACGCTGCCGACGAGGAGGTGCCGGTCCGCCGCCGACGTAAGGCCGCAAGCACCCCCAAAGCCGACACTGAGGGCGAGTCCGCGGCAGAGGGTACGAACGCCGCGCCCGTGAAGCGCACCCGGCGCCGCAAGGCCGCCACCGAGGACGCCGCCCCCGCCGAGCGCAGCGCCGACGCGGTCGTCGCGGCCGAGTCCGACGACCCGGTCGCCGAGCCGGCCGCGGGCCTGGGCGACGTCGAGCCGGCGTCCGGTCGCGGGCCGTCCGGCGACGAGGCGATCGCCGCCGAGTCCGACGATCCGGCCGCCGAGCCGATCGCCGGCCTGGGTGACGTCGAGCCGGCCGCCGCGCCGCGGGGTCGCACGCGCAGCCGGGCCCGGTCCGGCGAGGCCACCACCACCCGCTCGCGCCGGCGGGCCACCGCGGGCGACGTCGAGCCCGGCGCCGCCGCCGCGGGCGCGCCGGACGCCGACCCGGGACTGGTCGAGAGCCAGGCGCCGGGCGTGCCCGGCGAGCCCGTCGACGAGGAAGAGACCACCGAGGCGACCACCGAGCCGCTCGACACCGGCGCCGAGCCGGAGGAGCCGGCGCCGCGCCGGCGCCGGGCGGCCACCGTGCTGTTCATGGCGCCGGAGGCGGACGAGGAGCCCACCCCGGTCCGGCGCACCCGGCGCACCCGGGGCACGACCGACGCCGCCGAGCCGGCTGCCCCTGCCGCCACCACTGCTGCTCCCTCCCCCGAGCCCGAAGCCGACGAGGCCGAGTCCGGAGAGGCCGCCGAGGGCACGTCGCGGCGGCGCCGGCGCGGTCGGCGTACCGCCGAGGAGCCGGCCGTGGTCGAGGCGGACGTGGCCGAGGAGGCCGAGGAGGCCGGCTCGGCCGTCGAGGCCGACGACGACGAGGACGACGACGAGAGCGCCCGCCGGCGGCGGCGCCGCGGCCGGCGCGGTCGCGGGCGCGGCAAGGGGCCGATCGACGAGGCCGACGAGGTCGAGGAGCCCGCGGCGGCCGCCGCCGACGAGGACGACAGCGAGGACGGCGACGGCGTGACCCGCCGGCGCCGGCGGCGGCGCCGCAAGGGCGACACCGACACCGGGGGCGACGACGGCGTGCACACCGTGGTCCGGATCCGCGAGCCGCGCACCACCTCCGACGAGGTGCAGGGCGTCTCCGGCTCGACCCGGCTGGAGGCCAAGCGGCAGCGCCGGCGGGACGGTCGCGAGCAGCGCCGCACCCGGCCGCCGATCCTGAGCGAGTCCGAGTTCCTGGCCCGGCGCGAGGCCGTCGACCGGGTGATGGTGGTCCGGCAGCGGGCCGACCGCACCCAGATCGCGGTGCTCGAGGACGGCGTGCTGGTCGAGCACTACGTCACCCGGGCGTCGTCCGGCGCGATGGCCGGCAACGTCTACCTCGGCAAGGTGCAGAACGTGCTGCCCTCGATGGAGGCGGCGTTCGTCGACGTCGGCCGGGGCCGCAACGCGGTGCTCTACGCGGGCGAGGTCAACTGGGACGCCTCCGGCCTCGAGGGCCGGGCCCGCTCGATCGAGCAGGCGCTGCGATCCGGCGACTCCGTGCTCGTGCAGGTCACCAAGGACCCGATCGGCCACAAGGGCGCCCGGCTGACCAGCCACATCGCGCTCTCGGGCCGGCACCTCGTCTACGTGCCCGGCGGCAACGCGTCCGGGATCAGCCGCAAGCTGCCCGACACCGAGCGCAAGCGGCTCCGCGACGTGCTCAAGAAGCTCGTGCCCGAAGGCGCCGGCGTGATCGTCCGCACCGCGGCCGAGGGCGCCTCGGAGGACGAGCTCGAACGTGACGTCAAGCGGCTGCAGGCGCAGTGGGACGACATCCAGGAGAAGGCGGCCGCGGGTGGCGCGCCGGCGCTCCTCTACGAGGAGCCCGACCTGCTGATCCGGGTCGTCCGGGACCTGTTCAACGAGGACTTCCGCGAGATCGTCGTGCAGGGCGACGAGTCGTACGAGATGGTCGAGTCGTACCTCGGTCACGTCTCGCCCGACCTCGTGCCGCGCCTGCACCGGCACACCTCGTCGGTCGACCTGTTCGCCGAGAAGCGCATCGACGAGCAGATCCTCAAGGGCCTCGACCGCAAGGTGTTCCTGCCCTCGGGCGGCCACCTGGTGATCGACCGCACCGAGGCGATGACGGTCGTCGACGTCAACACGGGCAAGTACACGGGCGCCGGCGGCAACCTCGAGGAGACGGTCACCCGCAACAACCTCGAGGCGGCCGAGGAGATCGTGCGCCAGCTGCGCCTGCGCGACCTCGGCGGCATCGTGGTCATCGACTTCATCGACATGGTGCTCGAGAGCAACCGCGAGCTGGTGCTGCGCCGGCTGACCGAGTGCCTGGGCCGCGACCGCACCAAGCACCAGGTCACCGAGATCACGTCGCTGGGCCTGGTGCAGATGACCCGCAAGCGGATCGGCGCCGGCCTGCTGGAGGCGTTCTCGGAGACCTGTGACGTCTGCAGGGGCCGCGGCCTGATCATCCACACGGAACCGGTGCCGGTTAAGGGCGGCGGTGGCGGTCACGCGCACGGCGCCAACGGTGCTGGCTCCGGCTCCGGCTCTGGCTCCGGCGGCGACAAGGTCAAGGCCGTGGCGGCCGCACCGGCGACGTCCTCGCGGCGCCGCGGTCGCAAGTCGGCCCCCGCCCAGGCGTCCGCGCCGGACACGGTCGAGCCCACGGTGGTCGACGAGGACGACACCATGGGGTACGACCTGTCCCGCTACGACGACGTCGTCCTCGACCCGGTCGACGAGGTGGAGGCCCCCACCGACATCGCACCGGCCACCAACGGCCGCCTGGCCGGCGCCGACGACCCCGATGCCGCCGGCGACGAAGAGGGCGACCTGGCCGAGGCCGGCACGACCCGGCGCCGAGGCCGCCGCGGCGGCACCCGCCGGCGCACGCGCCCGTAA
- a CDS encoding TIGR03936 family radical SAM-associated protein has translation MGATVRVSRSTAISRKPQPEGGQAPVVQRIRIRYAKRGPLRFTSHRDFARAFERAVKRAGVPIAFSQGFTPHPKISYASAAPTGTASEAEYLEIGLQRVVEPDWVRGALDASLSPGLDVLDAVEAAGESLADRIDASRWRLELPGLSLADVSDAVTKFRDSSEVLVERQTKQGRRTFDTRAAVASIEVIDSGPAASGASEGPCAILDVVVRQVTPSVRPDDVLAGLRVVADLEPPVPPRATRLAQGRLTAQGAIADPLEADRDGAVVGER, from the coding sequence ATGGGAGCGACGGTTCGAGTTTCGAGGAGCACGGCGATCAGCAGGAAGCCACAGCCGGAGGGTGGGCAGGCGCCCGTCGTCCAGCGCATCCGGATCCGGTACGCCAAGCGGGGGCCGCTGCGGTTCACCTCGCATCGCGACTTCGCGCGCGCGTTCGAGCGGGCGGTGAAACGGGCCGGCGTGCCCATCGCGTTCTCGCAGGGCTTCACCCCCCACCCCAAGATTTCGTACGCCAGCGCGGCGCCGACGGGCACCGCCAGCGAGGCGGAATACCTGGAGATCGGCCTGCAACGGGTGGTCGAGCCCGACTGGGTGCGCGGCGCGTTGGATGCGTCACTCTCGCCGGGGCTCGACGTGCTGGACGCGGTCGAGGCGGCGGGGGAGAGCCTGGCCGACCGGATCGACGCGTCGCGCTGGCGGCTCGAGCTGCCGGGGCTGTCGCTCGCCGATGTGTCAGACGCTGTCACGAAATTTCGGGATTCGTCCGAAGTTCTGGTCGAGCGGCAGACCAAGCAGGGCCGGCGCACCTTCGACACGCGGGCCGCGGTGGCGTCCATCGAGGTGATCGATTCCGGTCCGGCGGCTTCCGGAGCCTCTGAGGGGCCGTGTGCGATACTCGACGTAGTCGTGCGGCAGGTCACCCCGTCCGTACGACCCGATGACGTCCTTGCCGGTCTCCGTGTGGTGGCCGACCTGGAGCCGCCGGTCCCGCCACGGGCGACCCGGCTGGCACAGGGCCGGCTGACCGCGCAGGGGGCGATCGCGGATCCGTTGGAGGCGGACCGCGACGGGGCTGTCGTCGGTGAACGCTGA
- a CDS encoding methyltransferase domain-containing protein, whose translation MTDVDPKARIAGVFDRAAPTYEQTGVEFFAPPGRALVARAGVRTGERVLDLGCGRGSVLFPAARAVGPTGAVVGVDFAPAMVAATAEAAKDLPWVRVTSGDAEFPEFPPGSFDVVTAGFMVFFLSDPAAAVARWAGLLRPGGRLALSTFAEATAAGQAFLADRAAALARFQTPDPATAGPSSASREWVAALFADADLTDVTMTEMTVETFFDTGERYWTWWLSIGSPHQLARVPAERRPAARAALTAVLDAHLRQPGGGYRMVTPMRLTVARRPD comes from the coding sequence ATGACGGACGTCGACCCCAAGGCACGCATCGCGGGCGTTTTCGATCGGGCCGCACCGACCTACGAGCAGACCGGCGTCGAGTTCTTCGCCCCACCCGGCCGCGCGCTGGTCGCCCGGGCCGGCGTGCGCACCGGCGAGCGCGTGCTCGACCTGGGCTGCGGCCGCGGCAGCGTGCTCTTCCCCGCCGCGCGGGCGGTGGGCCCGACCGGCGCGGTGGTCGGCGTCGACTTCGCGCCGGCGATGGTGGCCGCCACGGCCGAGGCCGCCAAAGACCTGCCCTGGGTACGCGTGACCAGCGGCGACGCCGAGTTCCCGGAGTTCCCGCCCGGCTCGTTCGACGTGGTCACCGCTGGCTTCATGGTCTTCTTCCTGTCCGACCCGGCGGCTGCCGTGGCTCGGTGGGCCGGGCTGCTGCGCCCGGGCGGCCGGCTGGCGCTGAGCACCTTCGCCGAGGCGACCGCGGCCGGCCAGGCGTTCCTGGCGGACCGCGCGGCCGCCCTGGCGCGGTTCCAGACGCCTGACCCGGCGACCGCCGGCCCGAGCAGCGCGTCCCGGGAGTGGGTGGCCGCCCTCTTCGCCGACGCCGACCTGACCGACGTGACGATGACCGAGATGACGGTCGAGACTTTCTTCGACACCGGCGAGAGGTACTGGACGTGGTGGCTCTCGATCGGGTCGCCGCACCAGTTGGCGCGGGTGCCGGCCGAGCGGCGGCCGGCGGCCCGGGCCGCCCTGACGGCGGTGCTGGACGCGCACCTCCGCCAGCCCGGCGGTGGCTACCGCATGGTCACGCCGATGCGGCTCACGGTCGCCCGGCGGCCGGACTGA
- a CDS encoding TetR family transcriptional regulator C-terminal domain-containing protein → MPKRVDPTERRTLIADALMRVAAQRGLEAVSLRHVAAEAGATTGLVQHYFRTKDEMMLFALEVVSDRTEARIGAAVGALGPDPAPRDLVRAMVTQMLPLDEERRADGKVALAFLAYAATRPSVAEVQRRGALGLRDFFATLLPTGAATTLLALVEGLGLYMLSGTYPAEVALRTLDDFLDAAFSPAAGRP, encoded by the coding sequence ATGCCGAAGCGGGTCGACCCCACCGAGCGGCGCACGCTGATCGCCGACGCGCTGATGCGGGTGGCCGCGCAGCGCGGGCTGGAGGCGGTGAGCCTGCGGCACGTGGCCGCCGAGGCCGGCGCGACGACGGGGCTGGTGCAGCACTACTTCCGCACCAAGGACGAGATGATGCTGTTCGCGCTCGAGGTGGTCAGCGACCGCACCGAGGCGCGGATCGGGGCGGCCGTCGGCGCCCTCGGCCCTGACCCGGCGCCGCGCGACCTGGTCCGCGCGATGGTCACCCAGATGCTCCCGTTGGACGAGGAGCGGCGGGCCGACGGGAAGGTCGCGCTCGCGTTCCTGGCCTACGCGGCCACCCGGCCGTCGGTCGCCGAGGTGCAGCGGCGGGGGGCGCTCGGGCTGCGCGACTTCTTCGCGACGCTGTTGCCGACCGGCGCGGCCACCACGTTGCTCGCCCTGGTCGAAGGGCTGGGGCTCTACATGCTCAGCGGGACCTATCCGGCCGAGGTCGCGCTGCGCACGCTCGACGACTTCCTCGACGCGGCATTCAGTCCGGCCGCCGGGCGACCGTGA
- a CDS encoding GNAT family N-acetyltransferase, translating into MTELRFVAPVDDGALEEWRGIHNTVVPPWPLSLPDVRDRAGRNRLELAYAGAVAVGNSTVRPLDADGVATVIARVLPAHRGRGFGTLIHERALAAARALDPAAIETLVLAANVDGLRFARRHGYAEVERYEVAGAQEIRLRLR; encoded by the coding sequence GTGACTGAGCTGCGGTTCGTCGCGCCTGTCGACGACGGCGCGCTGGAGGAGTGGCGTGGGATCCACAACACCGTGGTCCCGCCGTGGCCGCTCTCCCTCCCCGACGTGCGGGACCGGGCGGGCCGCAACCGGCTGGAGCTCGCGTACGCCGGTGCGGTCGCGGTCGGCAACTCGACCGTGCGGCCGCTGGACGCCGACGGCGTCGCCACCGTCATCGCCCGGGTGCTGCCGGCCCACCGGGGCCGCGGGTTCGGCACGCTGATCCACGAGCGCGCGCTGGCCGCGGCCCGGGCGCTCGACCCGGCGGCGATCGAGACGCTCGTGCTCGCGGCCAACGTCGACGGGCTGCGCTTCGCGCGGCGGCACGGTTATGCCGAGGTCGAGCGTTACGAGGTCGCCGGCGCGCAGGAGATCAGGCTCCGCCTCCGCTAG
- a CDS encoding TIGR03960 family B12-binding radical SAM protein — MTVATVWPRLEELLPRVSKPIQYVGGELGGVRKDWDATTVRWALMYPDAYEVGLPNQGVQILYEVLNEQPDVLAERTYAVWPDLEALMREHGVPQFTVDAHRPVRAFDLLGVSFATELGYTNLLTALDLAGIPLYARDRTDDDPIVLAGGHAAFNPEPIADFLDAAVLGDGEEAVLEVTALVRAWKAEGSPGGRDELLLRLAKTESVYVPRFYDVDYLPDGRIQRVVPNRAGVPFRVHKRTTMDLDQWPYPKKPLVPLAETVHERYAVEIFRGCTRGCRFCQAGMITRPVRERSITTVGQMVKEGLEFSGFSEVGLLSLSSADHSEIGDICSGLAEQYQGTNVSLSLPSTRVDAFNIELAQELSRNGRRTGLTFAPEGGSERIRRVINKMVSEEDLIRTVVTAYTNGWRQVKLYFMCGLPTETDDDVLQIARLAHEVIKAGRAATGSKDIRCTVSIGGFVPKPHTPFQWASMQPPEVIDNRLKLLKQAINSDRSLGRAIGYRYHDGQPSLIEGLLSRGDRRIGAVIRRVWEDGGRFDGWSEHFSYQRWIDAAAAVLPSYGVDLDWFTTRERDELEVLPWDHLDSGLDKDWLWQDWQDSMSEYEQDDCRWTPCFDCGVCPSMDTEIQIGPTGRKLLPLTPVGSGRD; from the coding sequence ATGACCGTCGCAACCGTGTGGCCGCGGCTCGAAGAGCTGTTGCCGCGGGTCAGCAAGCCGATCCAGTACGTCGGCGGCGAGCTGGGCGGGGTACGCAAGGACTGGGACGCCACCACCGTCCGCTGGGCGCTGATGTATCCCGACGCGTACGAGGTCGGCCTGCCCAACCAGGGCGTGCAGATCCTCTACGAGGTGCTCAACGAGCAGCCGGACGTGTTGGCCGAGCGCACCTATGCCGTCTGGCCCGACCTCGAGGCGCTGATGCGCGAGCACGGCGTGCCGCAGTTCACCGTCGACGCCCACCGCCCGGTGCGCGCGTTCGACCTGCTCGGCGTCTCGTTCGCCACGGAACTCGGCTACACCAACCTGCTCACCGCGCTCGACCTGGCCGGCATCCCGCTGTACGCGCGGGACCGCACCGACGACGACCCGATCGTGCTGGCCGGCGGCCACGCCGCGTTCAACCCCGAGCCGATCGCCGACTTCCTCGACGCGGCCGTGCTCGGCGACGGCGAGGAGGCGGTCCTCGAGGTCACCGCGCTGGTCCGGGCCTGGAAGGCGGAGGGCTCGCCCGGCGGCCGCGACGAGCTGCTGCTGCGCCTGGCCAAGACCGAGAGCGTCTACGTCCCGCGCTTCTACGACGTCGACTACCTGCCCGACGGCCGCATCCAGCGGGTGGTGCCCAACCGGGCCGGCGTGCCGTTCCGCGTGCACAAGCGCACGACGATGGACCTCGACCAGTGGCCGTACCCGAAGAAGCCGCTGGTGCCGCTGGCCGAGACCGTGCACGAGCGCTACGCGGTGGAGATCTTCCGGGGCTGCACGCGCGGCTGCCGGTTCTGCCAGGCCGGCATGATCACCCGGCCGGTCCGCGAGCGCTCGATCACCACGGTCGGCCAGATGGTCAAGGAGGGTCTGGAGTTCTCCGGCTTCTCCGAGGTGGGCCTGCTCTCCCTGTCCAGCGCCGACCACTCCGAGATCGGCGACATCTGCTCCGGCCTGGCCGAGCAGTATCAGGGCACAAACGTCTCGCTCTCGCTGCCGTCCACCCGGGTCGACGCGTTCAACATCGAGCTGGCGCAGGAGCTGTCGCGCAACGGCCGCCGCACGGGCCTGACGTTCGCGCCCGAGGGCGGCTCCGAGCGGATCCGGCGCGTGATCAACAAGATGGTGTCGGAGGAAGATCTCATCCGCACCGTGGTCACCGCCTACACCAACGGCTGGCGCCAGGTGAAGCTCTACTTCATGTGCGGCCTGCCCACCGAGACCGACGACGACGTGCTGCAGATCGCCCGCCTCGCGCACGAGGTGATCAAGGCCGGCCGGGCGGCCACCGGTTCCAAGGACATCCGCTGCACGGTCTCCATCGGCGGGTTCGTGCCCAAGCCGCACACCCCGTTCCAGTGGGCCTCGATGCAGCCGCCGGAGGTCATCGACAACCGGCTCAAGCTGCTCAAGCAGGCGATCAACAGCGACCGGTCGCTGGGCCGGGCGATCGGCTACCGCTACCACGACGGCCAGCCCTCGCTGATCGAAGGCCTGCTGTCCCGGGGCGACCGCCGAATCGGCGCCGTGATCCGCCGCGTCTGGGAAGACGGGGGGCGGTTCGACGGCTGGAGCGAGCACTTCTCCTACCAGCGGTGGATCGACGCGGCGGCCGCCGTGCTGCCGTCCTACGGCGTCGACCTCGACTGGTTCACCACCCGCGAGCGCGACGAGCTCGAGGTGCTGCCCTGGGACCACCTGGACTCCGGTCTCGACAAGGACTGGCTGTGGCAGGACTGGCAGGACTCGATGAGCGAGTACGAGCAGGACGACTGCCGCTGGACCCCGTGCTTCGACTGCGGCGTCTGCCCGTCCATGGACACCGAGATCCAGATCGGCCCCACGGGCCGCAAGCTGCTGCCGCTGACCCCGGTCGGCAGCGGTCGTGACTGA
- a CDS encoding prenyltransferase has protein sequence MITLSVADRLSAWRYAFATTNPPEQGVVDSVTRWLVVTRAGVLPMTFTSGLIAVLLAAVATVSVDWLNVVLAVVGIVAAHLANNLMNDLTDTDVGNDTADYPRALYAPHPILAGLVTRRQLVVGILLCQVVDLAIMITLIVRQDWWIAAFALGGLFLSWAYTAPPLRLKKIGLGELDVLLTWGPLMVGGVYYAGTGTLPWAVVVAAFVYALLPTTVLMGKHIDKLPYDQRTGTRTLPVVLGEPAAKAATVAMMVLYYVGVVALVAAGELPWPALLTLGGLPTLVWVWRRFREPKPVDPPPNNPVWPLWWAPLAFIHTRRAGALLILGLAAWAVWVAVR, from the coding sequence GTGATCACCCTCAGCGTGGCCGACCGGCTGTCGGCCTGGCGATACGCGTTCGCCACCACCAACCCGCCCGAGCAGGGCGTCGTCGACTCGGTCACCCGTTGGCTGGTCGTCACCCGGGCCGGCGTACTGCCGATGACCTTCACCTCGGGCCTGATCGCCGTGCTCCTGGCGGCCGTCGCCACCGTCTCGGTCGACTGGCTCAACGTCGTGCTGGCCGTGGTCGGCATCGTGGCCGCCCACCTGGCCAACAACCTGATGAACGACCTGACCGACACCGACGTCGGCAACGACACCGCCGACTACCCCCGGGCCCTCTACGCGCCGCACCCCATCCTGGCCGGGCTGGTCACCCGCCGGCAGCTGGTCGTCGGGATCCTGCTCTGCCAGGTGGTCGACCTGGCCATCATGATCACGCTGATCGTGCGGCAGGACTGGTGGATCGCCGCGTTCGCGCTCGGCGGGCTGTTCCTCTCCTGGGCCTACACCGCTCCCCCGCTGCGGCTCAAGAAGATCGGCCTCGGTGAGTTGGACGTGCTGCTCACCTGGGGTCCGCTGATGGTCGGCGGCGTCTACTACGCGGGCACCGGCACGCTGCCCTGGGCGGTGGTGGTCGCCGCGTTCGTCTACGCGCTGCTGCCGACCACGGTGCTGATGGGCAAGCACATCGACAAGCTGCCGTACGACCAGCGCACCGGCACCCGCACGCTGCCGGTCGTGCTCGGCGAGCCGGCGGCCAAGGCGGCCACGGTCGCGATGATGGTCCTCTACTACGTGGGCGTCGTGGCCCTGGTCGCGGCCGGTGAGCTGCCCTGGCCGGCGCTACTCACCCTCGGTGGGCTGCCGACGCTGGTCTGGGTGTGGCGGCGGTTCCGCGAGCCGAAGCCGGTGGACCCGCCGCCCAACAACCCCGTCTGGCCACTGTGGTGGGCGCCGCTGGCCTTCATCCACACCCGCCGGGCCGGCGCCCTGCTGATCCTCGGCCTGGCGGCGTGGGCCGTCTGGGTCGCGGTGCGCTAA
- a CDS encoding VOC family protein, producing MHIELAAIVVDDYDEAIGFFVDALGFDLVEDSPAETNDGRPKRWVVVRPPGAATGLLLAQADGADQAAVVGNQLAGRVGFFLRVDDFETSYARMRDAGVTFHGEPRHEPYGSVVVFEDVAGNKWDLLGPRP from the coding sequence ATGCACATCGAACTTGCCGCGATCGTTGTGGACGACTACGACGAGGCGATCGGCTTCTTCGTCGACGCCCTCGGCTTCGACCTCGTCGAGGACAGCCCGGCGGAGACCAACGACGGCCGGCCCAAGCGCTGGGTCGTGGTCCGGCCGCCGGGTGCGGCCACCGGCCTGCTGCTCGCCCAGGCCGACGGCGCCGACCAGGCCGCGGTCGTCGGCAACCAGCTCGCCGGCCGTGTCGGCTTCTTTCTCCGCGTCGACGACTTCGAAACGAGCTACGCGCGGATGCGCGACGCCGGTGTCACCTTCCACGGCGAGCCGCGGCACGAGCCCTACGGCTCGGTCGTCGTCTTCGAGGACGTCGCCGGCAACAAGTGGGACCTCCTCGGCCCACGGCCCTAG
- a CDS encoding cryptochrome/photolyase family protein: MIRRWLFADQLGPHFLDGPRQPVLLVESKAVFRRRAFHRQKAHLVLSALRHRAAELGDQAIFLRTETYGEALRKVSGEPLDVCHPTSRRARDFVQRLDGVTVLPPRGFATSPADFVAWADGRHGRLRMEDFYRDARRRLDVLMDGDAPAGDRWNLDTENRQPPPDSGMDVPPPPMPVEDEIDEGVRADLDRWESEGIRFVGNDGPRLFPATRREALARLRHFVTHRLSAFGPYEDAMLAADPWMAHSMLSAPLNLGLIDPLEAVHKAEDAYRSGAAPLSSVEGFVRQLIGWRDYIWHLYWYFAADYGAADGLRATRPVPAWWQSLDADAVEARCLSDVLAGVRDRGWVHHIPRLMVLGNYALQRGWRPAELVDWFHRSFVDGYEWVMTANVVGMSQYADLGAMTTKPYAAGGAYINRMSDYCRGCRYDPRSRLGVNACPYTAGYWAFLDRNRGRLRGNARLGQAMRQLDRLADLAAVRDQEHTRGDEAP; the protein is encoded by the coding sequence ATGATCCGCCGGTGGTTGTTCGCCGATCAGTTGGGGCCGCACTTCCTCGACGGCCCGCGACAACCCGTGCTGCTGGTCGAGTCCAAAGCGGTCTTCCGGCGTCGCGCGTTCCACCGGCAGAAGGCCCACCTCGTCCTTTCCGCACTGCGGCACCGCGCCGCAGAACTCGGCGACCAAGCGATCTTCCTGCGCACGGAAACCTACGGCGAAGCTCTACGCAAGGTCAGCGGGGAGCCACTCGACGTGTGCCATCCGACCTCTCGCCGGGCCCGTGACTTCGTGCAGCGGCTCGACGGGGTGACGGTGCTCCCGCCGCGCGGTTTCGCCACCAGCCCGGCCGACTTCGTCGCGTGGGCCGACGGCCGGCACGGGCGGCTGCGCATGGAGGACTTCTACCGCGACGCCCGCCGCCGCCTCGACGTGCTGATGGACGGCGACGCGCCGGCCGGCGACCGGTGGAACCTCGACACCGAGAACCGGCAGCCGCCGCCGGACTCCGGCATGGACGTGCCGCCACCGCCGATGCCGGTCGAGGACGAGATCGACGAGGGCGTACGCGCTGACCTGGATCGCTGGGAGAGCGAGGGCATCCGGTTCGTCGGCAACGACGGCCCACGGCTGTTCCCGGCGACCCGCCGCGAGGCGCTCGCCCGGCTGCGGCACTTCGTCACGCACCGCCTGTCGGCGTTCGGTCCCTACGAGGACGCCATGCTGGCCGCCGACCCGTGGATGGCCCACAGCATGCTGTCCGCGCCGCTCAACCTGGGCCTGATCGACCCGCTCGAGGCGGTGCACAAGGCCGAGGACGCCTACCGCTCCGGCGCGGCGCCGCTGTCGTCGGTGGAGGGCTTCGTCCGCCAGCTGATCGGCTGGCGCGACTACATCTGGCACCTCTACTGGTATTTCGCCGCCGACTACGGCGCCGCCGACGGCCTGCGCGCCACCCGACCGGTCCCGGCGTGGTGGCAGTCGCTGGACGCCGACGCGGTCGAGGCCCGCTGCCTGTCCGACGTGCTGGCCGGCGTCCGCGACCGCGGCTGGGTGCACCACATCCCGCGCCTGATGGTGCTCGGCAACTACGCGCTGCAGCGGGGCTGGCGGCCGGCCGAGCTCGTCGACTGGTTCCACCGCAGCTTCGTCGACGGCTACGAGTGGGTGATGACGGCCAACGTCGTCGGCATGAGCCAGTACGCCGACCTGGGCGCGATGACCACCAAGCCCTACGCGGCCGGCGGCGCGTACATCAACCGGATGAGCGACTACTGCCGCGGCTGCCGCTACGACCCGCGCTCGCGCCTCGGCGTCAACGCGTGCCCCTACACGGCGGGCTACTGGGCCTTCCTCGACCGCAACCGGGGCCGGCTGCGCGGCAACGCCCGCCTCGGCCAGGCCATGCGGCAGCTGGACCGCCTCGCTGACCTGGCGGCGGTACGCGACCAGGAGCACACCCGCGGCGACGAGGCGCCGTGA